Proteins from one Triticum aestivum cultivar Chinese Spring chromosome 7A, IWGSC CS RefSeq v2.1, whole genome shotgun sequence genomic window:
- the LOC123147889 gene encoding 60S ribosomal protein L22-2, which yields MARGVPAATKGGAGAGKKKGSVTFVIDCTKPVDDKIMEIASLEKFLQERIKVAGGKAGNLGDSVTVARDKSKVTVTSDGAFSKRYLKYLTKKYLKKHNVRDWLRVISSNKDRSVYELRYFNIAENEGEEED from the exons ATGGCGCGCGGCGTGCCGGCGGCTACCAAGGGCGGCGCGGGCGCcgggaagaagaaggggtcggtCACCTTCGTGATCGACTGCACCAAGCCCGTCGACGACAAGATCATGGAGATCGCGTCGCTCGAGAAGTTCCTGCAGGAGCGCATCAAGGTCGCCGGCGGCAAGGCCGGCAACCTTGGGGACTCCGTCACCGTCGCCCGCGACAAGAGCAAGGTCACCGTCACCTCCGACGGGGCCTTCTCCAAGAG GTACTTGAAGTACTTGACAAAGAAGTACCTGAAGAAGCACAATGTGCGTGACTGGCTCCGGGTGATTTCATCCAACAAGGACCGCAGTGTCTATGAGCTCCGGTACTTCAACATTGCCGAgaacgagggcgaggaggaggattAG